From Lycium ferocissimum isolate CSIRO_LF1 chromosome 12, AGI_CSIRO_Lferr_CH_V1, whole genome shotgun sequence, one genomic window encodes:
- the LOC132040990 gene encoding polyadenylation and cleavage factor homolog 4 isoform X2 → MAFQNDAVVIAPPQKPLTPSSIIERFRAALKEREDELKAYNNEDDDNDDDVIVLPPNMDEIVRLYELLLSDLTFNSKPMITDLTIIAGEQREHSQGIADAICARILEVPVEQKLPSLYLLDSIVKNIGRDYVRHFSVHLPEVFCEAYRQVHPSMHPAMRHLFGTWSTVFPAPVLRKIETRLQFSQPGVQQSSGLTSSRASESPRPTHGIHVNPKYLEARRQLGHSTIDSVRAENRTGHTSSDLEATQVLSTASKNVRSSSPYRVGPPRSLSPTLDEFAVDDSAIGLREGASPSHPALDYGLNRVRGRDDDRSEWQRILADDAHQQPDIPAKYSVNKAIDLQGPRALIDAYGIDEREKVANQRQQKIGNATINGLGDRLAVKTWQNTEEEEFNWEDMSPTLADQSPFNDLSTSVRHPQSIRMRPGIDSQHTMPLVTDPRRSWSNQGQYSLVHDSSMDDVHSSGRGARNKITGYCDETSLISGSHYLQKLPKNVPQLPQRHLTGEGSGISSAAAESKHPLISNLAADGHTWRPPYVPPRMNPTFDSSVQDIRVAADGHTWRPPYVPTNVHNPQCLTSKSVVLPHNHIRSPFELKNASNSVVNHSLDRAVLPEQHTDNLKSSSYIKFPQFPSQHPGSFSANHQNPEQMASAEPQLLLSQRIHQTMPPSASLPASNHLQLPPIYRYPPQGPGYRPVSGPQVSMPLVNVPNTSSQFSLGALPPLPRGPLPMSSQFMPPAGQVTPNPPAGGFSSLISSLMAQGLISLTNQAPAQDSVGLDFNPDLLKVRHDSAVTALYADLPRQCTTCGLRFKCQEAHSSHMDWHVTKNRVSKNRKQKSSRKWFVSVNMWLSGTEALGSDAVPGFLPTEQVVETKDDEELAVPADDEQNVCALCGEPFDDFYSDETEEWMYRGAVYMNAPNGSTVGMERSQLGPIIHAKCRSESSATPHEDSRRVDEVQEDESQRKRMRS, encoded by the exons ATGGCTTTCCAAAACGACGCCGTCGTTATAGCGCCGCCACAAAAACCCTTAACACCTTCTTCAATAATTGAGAGATTTAGAGCGGCgttgaaagaaagagaagatgAACTTAAGGCTTATAATAATGaggatgatgataatgatgatgatgttattgtgtTGCCGcctaatatggatgaaattgttAGGCTTTATGAGTTGCTTTTATCGGACTTGACTTTTAATTCTAAGCCTATGATTACTGATTTGACTATAATTGCTGGTGAACAGAGAGAACATAGTCAAGGTATTGCTGATGCAATTTGTGCAAGGATTCTTGAG gTCCCAGTTGAGCAGAAGCTACCCTCATTATACCTTCTGGATAGTATTGTAAAGAATATTGGCAGGGACTACGTCAGGCATTTCTCTGTCCATTTACCTGAG gTTTTCTGTGAGGCATACAGGCAAGTGCACCCTAGCATGCATCCTGCAATGCGCCACCTCTTTGGAACGTGGTCGACTGTGTTCCCAGCACCTGTCCTCCGCAAAATTGAGACTCGTCTCCAGTTTTCACAGCCGGGGGTCCAACAATCTTCTGGCTTGACTTCGTCAAGAGCATCTGAATCACCAAGACCAACTCATGGCATTCATGTAAATCCAAAATATTTGGAAGCAAGGCGTCAGCTTGGGCACTCCACTATTGATTCT GTGAGAGCTGAAAATCGTACAGGCCATACATCTTCAGATCTGGAAGCAACACAAGTTCTGTCTACAGCTTCAAAGAATGTGAGATCATCCTCTCCTTATAGAGTGGGCCCTCCGAGGTCATTGTCACCCACCCTCGACGAGTTTGCAGTGGATGATTCTGCCATAGGACTCAGAGAAGGGGCCTCACCATCTCATCCTGCACTTGACTATGGGCTTAACAGAGTAAGAGGTAGAGATGATGACAGGAGTGAGTGGCAGAGAATTTTGGCTGATGATGCCCATCAGCAACCAGACATTCCTGCTAAATATAGCGTGAACAAGGCAATTGATCTTCAAGGACCGAGAGCTTTGATTGATGCTTATGGAATTGATGAAAGGGAAAAGGTAGCCAATCAGAGGCAACAAAAGATTGGCAATGCCACTATTAATGGCTTAGGTGATAGGTTAGCCGTAAAGACGTGGCAAAATACCGAAGAGGAAGAGTTCAACTGGGAAGATATGAGTCCAACTTTAGCAGATCAGAGTCCTTTTAATGATTTGTCAACATCAGTTCGCCATCCTCAGAGTATTAGGATGAGACCTGGTATTGATTCACAACATACTATGCCTTTGGTGACTGACCCTAGAAGGAGCTGGTCTAATCAAGGACAATATTCTTTAGTTCATGATTCTTCCATGGATGATGTTCACTCG TCTGGTCGAGGGGCGAGAAATAAAATTACTGGATATTGCGATGAGACATCTCTGATTTCAGGTTCGCATTATCTTCAAAAGCTTCCAAAAAATGTGCCACAGTTGCCTCAAAGACATCTAACGGGTGAAGGAAGTGGAATCTCATCAGCTGCTGCTGAATCCAAGCATCCTTTGATTAGCAATTTGGCTGCTGATGGACATACTTGGAGGCCACCATATGTTCCGCCAAGAATGAATCCTACTTTTGACTCTTCAGTTCAGGATATTCGGGTGGCTGCTGATGGACATACTTGGAGGCCACCATATGTTCCTACAAATGTGCATAATCCCCAAtgtttgacttcaaaatctgTTGTTCTGCCTCATAATCATATCAGAAGTCCTTTTGAACTAAAGAATGCTAGCAATTCAGTTGTCAATCATAGTCTGGACAGGGCAGTTCTTCCTGAGCAACATACTGATAATTTGAAGAGCAGCTCATATATCAAGTTTCCGCAATTTCCTAGTCAACATCCTGGGTCATTTTCTGCAAATCATCAAAACCCTGAACAAATGGCTTCAGCAGAACCTCAGCTGTTGCTTTCTCAGCGTATTCATCAGACGATGCCTCCAAGTGCCTCACTTCCAGCCTCGAACCACTTGCAATTACCACCAATTTATAGATACCCTCCACAGGGTCCTGGTTACCGTCCAGTTTCAGGTCCACAGGTGTCTATGCCATTGGTTAATGTCCCAAATACATCATCACAATTTTCTTTGGGAGCCTTACCACCTTTGCCCAGAGGCCCACTTCCTATGTCTTCTCAATTCATGCCACCTGCAGGTCAGGTTACTCCTAACCCTCCGGCAGGAGGCTTTTCAAGCTTGATTAGCTCACTGATGGCCCAAGGTTTGATTTCATTGACAAATCAAGCTCCCGCACAg GATTCTGTGGGCCTTGATTTTAATCCGGATCTTCTTAAGGTTCGTCATGATTCTGCGGTAACTGCTTTATATGCTGATCTGCCAAGACAGTGCACAACTTGTGGCCTACGATTTAAATGCCAAGAGGCTCACAGCAGTCATATGGATTGGCATGTAACTAAGAATCGAGTGTCAAAAAATCGCAAGCAGAAGTCTTCTCGTAAGTGGTTTGTAAGTGTCAACATGTGGCTTAGTGGTACAGAGGCTTTAGGATCTGATGCAGTTCCTGGGTTTCTACCGACTGAGCAAGTTGTGGAAACGAAGGATGATGAAGAATTGGCCGTCCCTGCTGACGACGAGCAGAATGTTTGTGCACTTTGTGGAGAGCCTTTTGATGATTTTTACAGTGACGAGACTGAAGAATGGATGTATAGGGGGGCTGTCTACATGAATGCACCAAATGGGTCAACTGTTGGAATGGAAAGGTCTCAGTTAGGTCCAATTATTCATGCAAAATGCAGATCTGAATCTAGTGCAACTCCACACGAGGACTCCAGAAGAGTGGATGAG GTTCAGGAAGATGAGAGTCAAAGGAAACGAATGCGGAGTTAG
- the LOC132040990 gene encoding polyadenylation and cleavage factor homolog 4 isoform X1 produces the protein MAFQNDAVVIAPPQKPLTPSSIIERFRAALKEREDELKAYNNEDDDNDDDVIVLPPNMDEIVRLYELLLSDLTFNSKPMITDLTIIAGEQREHSQGIADAICARILEVPVEQKLPSLYLLDSIVKNIGRDYVRHFSVHLPEVFCEAYRQVHPSMHPAMRHLFGTWSTVFPAPVLRKIETRLQFSQPGVQQSSGLTSSRASESPRPTHGIHVNPKYLEARRQLGHSTIDSVRAENRTGHTSSDLEATQVLSTASKNVRSSSPYRVGPPRSLSPTLDEFAVDDSAIGLREGASPSHPALDYGLNRVRGRDDDRSEWQRILADDAHQQPDIPAKYSVNKAIDLQGPRALIDAYGIDEREKVANQRQQKIGNATINGLGDRLAVKTWQNTEEEEFNWEDMSPTLADQSPFNDLSTSVRHPQSIRMRPGIDSQHTMPLVTDPRRSWSNQGQYSLVHDSSMDDVHSFFWQSGRGARNKITGYCDETSLISGSHYLQKLPKNVPQLPQRHLTGEGSGISSAAAESKHPLISNLAADGHTWRPPYVPPRMNPTFDSSVQDIRVAADGHTWRPPYVPTNVHNPQCLTSKSVVLPHNHIRSPFELKNASNSVVNHSLDRAVLPEQHTDNLKSSSYIKFPQFPSQHPGSFSANHQNPEQMASAEPQLLLSQRIHQTMPPSASLPASNHLQLPPIYRYPPQGPGYRPVSGPQVSMPLVNVPNTSSQFSLGALPPLPRGPLPMSSQFMPPAGQVTPNPPAGGFSSLISSLMAQGLISLTNQAPAQDSVGLDFNPDLLKVRHDSAVTALYADLPRQCTTCGLRFKCQEAHSSHMDWHVTKNRVSKNRKQKSSRKWFVSVNMWLSGTEALGSDAVPGFLPTEQVVETKDDEELAVPADDEQNVCALCGEPFDDFYSDETEEWMYRGAVYMNAPNGSTVGMERSQLGPIIHAKCRSESSATPHEDSRRVDEVQEDESQRKRMRS, from the exons ATGGCTTTCCAAAACGACGCCGTCGTTATAGCGCCGCCACAAAAACCCTTAACACCTTCTTCAATAATTGAGAGATTTAGAGCGGCgttgaaagaaagagaagatgAACTTAAGGCTTATAATAATGaggatgatgataatgatgatgatgttattgtgtTGCCGcctaatatggatgaaattgttAGGCTTTATGAGTTGCTTTTATCGGACTTGACTTTTAATTCTAAGCCTATGATTACTGATTTGACTATAATTGCTGGTGAACAGAGAGAACATAGTCAAGGTATTGCTGATGCAATTTGTGCAAGGATTCTTGAG gTCCCAGTTGAGCAGAAGCTACCCTCATTATACCTTCTGGATAGTATTGTAAAGAATATTGGCAGGGACTACGTCAGGCATTTCTCTGTCCATTTACCTGAG gTTTTCTGTGAGGCATACAGGCAAGTGCACCCTAGCATGCATCCTGCAATGCGCCACCTCTTTGGAACGTGGTCGACTGTGTTCCCAGCACCTGTCCTCCGCAAAATTGAGACTCGTCTCCAGTTTTCACAGCCGGGGGTCCAACAATCTTCTGGCTTGACTTCGTCAAGAGCATCTGAATCACCAAGACCAACTCATGGCATTCATGTAAATCCAAAATATTTGGAAGCAAGGCGTCAGCTTGGGCACTCCACTATTGATTCT GTGAGAGCTGAAAATCGTACAGGCCATACATCTTCAGATCTGGAAGCAACACAAGTTCTGTCTACAGCTTCAAAGAATGTGAGATCATCCTCTCCTTATAGAGTGGGCCCTCCGAGGTCATTGTCACCCACCCTCGACGAGTTTGCAGTGGATGATTCTGCCATAGGACTCAGAGAAGGGGCCTCACCATCTCATCCTGCACTTGACTATGGGCTTAACAGAGTAAGAGGTAGAGATGATGACAGGAGTGAGTGGCAGAGAATTTTGGCTGATGATGCCCATCAGCAACCAGACATTCCTGCTAAATATAGCGTGAACAAGGCAATTGATCTTCAAGGACCGAGAGCTTTGATTGATGCTTATGGAATTGATGAAAGGGAAAAGGTAGCCAATCAGAGGCAACAAAAGATTGGCAATGCCACTATTAATGGCTTAGGTGATAGGTTAGCCGTAAAGACGTGGCAAAATACCGAAGAGGAAGAGTTCAACTGGGAAGATATGAGTCCAACTTTAGCAGATCAGAGTCCTTTTAATGATTTGTCAACATCAGTTCGCCATCCTCAGAGTATTAGGATGAGACCTGGTATTGATTCACAACATACTATGCCTTTGGTGACTGACCCTAGAAGGAGCTGGTCTAATCAAGGACAATATTCTTTAGTTCATGATTCTTCCATGGATGATGTTCACTCG TTCTTTTGGCAGTCTGGTCGAGGGGCGAGAAATAAAATTACTGGATATTGCGATGAGACATCTCTGATTTCAGGTTCGCATTATCTTCAAAAGCTTCCAAAAAATGTGCCACAGTTGCCTCAAAGACATCTAACGGGTGAAGGAAGTGGAATCTCATCAGCTGCTGCTGAATCCAAGCATCCTTTGATTAGCAATTTGGCTGCTGATGGACATACTTGGAGGCCACCATATGTTCCGCCAAGAATGAATCCTACTTTTGACTCTTCAGTTCAGGATATTCGGGTGGCTGCTGATGGACATACTTGGAGGCCACCATATGTTCCTACAAATGTGCATAATCCCCAAtgtttgacttcaaaatctgTTGTTCTGCCTCATAATCATATCAGAAGTCCTTTTGAACTAAAGAATGCTAGCAATTCAGTTGTCAATCATAGTCTGGACAGGGCAGTTCTTCCTGAGCAACATACTGATAATTTGAAGAGCAGCTCATATATCAAGTTTCCGCAATTTCCTAGTCAACATCCTGGGTCATTTTCTGCAAATCATCAAAACCCTGAACAAATGGCTTCAGCAGAACCTCAGCTGTTGCTTTCTCAGCGTATTCATCAGACGATGCCTCCAAGTGCCTCACTTCCAGCCTCGAACCACTTGCAATTACCACCAATTTATAGATACCCTCCACAGGGTCCTGGTTACCGTCCAGTTTCAGGTCCACAGGTGTCTATGCCATTGGTTAATGTCCCAAATACATCATCACAATTTTCTTTGGGAGCCTTACCACCTTTGCCCAGAGGCCCACTTCCTATGTCTTCTCAATTCATGCCACCTGCAGGTCAGGTTACTCCTAACCCTCCGGCAGGAGGCTTTTCAAGCTTGATTAGCTCACTGATGGCCCAAGGTTTGATTTCATTGACAAATCAAGCTCCCGCACAg GATTCTGTGGGCCTTGATTTTAATCCGGATCTTCTTAAGGTTCGTCATGATTCTGCGGTAACTGCTTTATATGCTGATCTGCCAAGACAGTGCACAACTTGTGGCCTACGATTTAAATGCCAAGAGGCTCACAGCAGTCATATGGATTGGCATGTAACTAAGAATCGAGTGTCAAAAAATCGCAAGCAGAAGTCTTCTCGTAAGTGGTTTGTAAGTGTCAACATGTGGCTTAGTGGTACAGAGGCTTTAGGATCTGATGCAGTTCCTGGGTTTCTACCGACTGAGCAAGTTGTGGAAACGAAGGATGATGAAGAATTGGCCGTCCCTGCTGACGACGAGCAGAATGTTTGTGCACTTTGTGGAGAGCCTTTTGATGATTTTTACAGTGACGAGACTGAAGAATGGATGTATAGGGGGGCTGTCTACATGAATGCACCAAATGGGTCAACTGTTGGAATGGAAAGGTCTCAGTTAGGTCCAATTATTCATGCAAAATGCAGATCTGAATCTAGTGCAACTCCACACGAGGACTCCAGAAGAGTGGATGAG GTTCAGGAAGATGAGAGTCAAAGGAAACGAATGCGGAGTTAG